CCGAACGCGCCGCCGCCCTTCGCGTGCGGCTGGCGTTCCGCGATCCGTTCGCGGTTGAACTGGGCCATCTGTTCGATCAGGTAGTGATCGTGCAGGAGGATCGGCCCGTCCGGGCCGACGGTGAGCGAGTGTTCGTCGCTGACTACCGGGATTCCGGCGTCGTCGGTGGTGAAGGGGTGATCGGTCCCTGTCTGATCTGCCATGTCGGGGCTCCTTCAGCAGACAACTGGTCCCCTACCGCATACCCCCGGCCGTCCCCGCCGAAACTGACCCGAGCGCGGTCCTCAGACCCACCGTCCACAGGTAGACGGCCGCGGGAACCAGGCCGCCCACCAGCAGCAGAACGGTCCACACCGACGGCAACAGGAGGATGTCGCCACCCGGCCCACCGAACATGCACAGCACGAACCCGACCAACCAGCCGCCGAGCGGCAACAGGCCGGACGACACCCTTCCCGTCACCGATCGGGCCGCGATCACCAGGAGCACGTTGACGACGGCGGCGAACAGGATGCTGATCGGAAAGGGTGTCGCACCGAGCCACAGAGGCAGGAAGAGAACGGACAGGACGGCGCACAGGAACCCGTCGAAGACGAGCAGCGCCATCGTCGCGCCCGCCGGCGGATCATCCGGGCGCGGGCCCTGCTCCGACGGCGGCCGGCCCGGGCTCGGTGCGGCTGTGTTCGTCATCCGTCAATGGTGACTCACCGAACGCCGAGTCACGGGACCGGGGGGAAACCCAGCAGGGTGAACAGGTGGCTCGACGCGCCCACGAAGTCGTACAGCACGCTGTAGTAGAGCTCGCGCTGCTCTCCGAAAAACGGCTTCTGCGAATCCACGAACGCCGCGATCGCGTTCTGCAGGTCCCAGTTGTACATGTCCCCTCCTCGTCCCCCGACAATTCAGGCCGACCTCGGCGCCAGTGATGTGCGCCATAGTCTAACGCTGAACGTGTCGCGCGCCACACCCACCCTCGGGTATGCGTCTGCGCCTCTCGGAGAGGGACTCCGACACCGAGGGGTCAGGCGAGCGCCGTGGGATCGATCCCGGCGAGCAGATCGGTCTCTCGTGTCGTCGACGGCGCGTCGGCGAGCACGAAGTGCTCGGCCGCCAGGATCGGCTGGGCGATGTTGTTCGACAGCGCGAATTCGCCCCCACCGGGGGACACCGAGACCTGGGTGGCGTGCGCGGCGAGGGCCGCGCGCTTCGCGTCGAGGACGGCGGAGACGTCGACGGCCGTGGTCACCACGGAGTCGTCCACCGCCGGCAGTTCCCCGGGTTCCGGCAGGCGCCAGCCGCCCGGGATCTCCCCGATCCGGCACACACCGTCCTCGACCGCGCTCGCGGCGGCGACGGTCCAATACAGTTTCGGCACCCGCCACGGCATGCCGGCCTCGGGAAACCGCGCGCTCGCCGACGCGGAGACCGCTTCCCGCGTGAGCCGATGCGCCTGAATGTGGTCCGGGTGCCCGTAGCCGCCGTCGGCGTCGTAGGTGACCACCACGTGCGGACGCAGCTGCCTGATCACGGCGACCAGTTCCCCGACCGCCGCGTCCGGGTCCGCGTTGACGAAGGCCCGGGGGTGTGCGGCGGAAGCGGTCCCCGCCATCCCGGAATCCCGGTAGCGTCCGCCGCCCCCGAGGAAGCGGGGACCGGTCGGGACGCCCAGTGCGACGAGGGCAGCCGCCAGTTCACCGATCCGGTATCCGCCGAGCTGATCGGCCTCGTCGGCGACCAGCCGCGCCCAGCGATCGCCGATCACCTCGCCTTCCTCGCCCAGAGTGCAGGTCAGCACGGTGACATCGGCACCGGACGCGGCGTACCGCGCGATGGTCCCGCCCGTCGTGATCGACTCGTCGTCGGGATGGGCGTGGACGAACAGCAGACGCGGGACGGACGGGGCTGCCTGACCTGCCGTCACTGGACGGCTCTCGTCCACTGCGCGGCGTCGTCGAAGATGCCGGCGGGGAGTACACCGCCGAGCGAGGCACCCTGCACGCCGGGCCCTGCGGCGACCAGCGTGGAATCCTGCACCACCGGGAGGACGACCTCGAGGTCCCACAGTCGACGATCCACGTCGGACAGGATCGTCGGAACGTCTCCCACTCCGCGGAGGGAGGAGTCGATCGCGGGCTGGAGCGCCGGATCGCACAGCCCGGAGAGGTTCGACGGGGAGGCGAGTTCGGCGTCGATCTTCTCCGCATCCGTCTCGGTGTCCGTCTCCGGGTCGGAGCCGTCGCCGTCCTCCGTGGGCTCGGGCGCGCGGGTCGTGTCGGCAGCATCCTCGTCGTCCGACTCCTGCGGCGCGGGCAGACAGCCGAAACGGGAGGCCGCGACGGTGGCGGCGTCGCCGCCCGCTCTCGCCCAGGCGACGACCGCACCGACCCGGCCGGACGTGATCGCCTCGCCGAACAGCTCCTCCGCCTCGATCGATTCGACGCTCGCGTCCACGCCCGCCCCGCGAAGCTGGTCCGCAGCCGTCGCCGCCACCGCGGCGGCGGTCGCGTCTCCGGACGGAACACCGATCACCAGGGTCAACGGCAATCCGTTGCGCTCGAGGAGGCCACCTTCGGGCACCTCTCCCGGGGGCACCGCAGCCTCGGGCTGCCGCTCGTATCCGGCCTCGGCGAGCAACGCCTGCACCTGTTCGGGACCGATCGGGTCCGGCGCGCTCGGCGCGTATCCCGGATCCGACGGGGAGAACACCAGCGACCGGGCGGGAACCGCCGTCGACTCGCTCCCCGAGCCCACGGTGGCCAGCAACTCGACGTCGAGCACCCCGAGCACCGCGCGGCGGACCCGGATGTCGTCCAGCTCCGGCACGCGGCCGTTGAGGGTGACTTCGAGAGTGCGCGGCTGGAACACCGAGCCGGTGCGGACGGCGGGAATCGCCGCGAGCTGAGCGGCCGTCGAAGTGCCGCCGTGCGTCTGCGCGAGCTGCGCGTCGCCCGTACGGATCGAGTCCGCCAGTTGTGCCGACGAGCCCGCGCGACGCAGCAGGATCTGATCGGGCGCGGCCGGGGTGTCCCAGAACCTGTCGTTGCGCTCGAGCAGGATCTCGTCGCGGCCGCGGTCGATCGACTTGATGTGGAATCGGGACCCCGACACGGGGATGTTCTCGGCGAGGGCGCCGGCGAATCCTCCCGGCGAGTCCTTCACCAGGTGCGCCGGGAGGAGGTCCGTGAACAGCTCACGCCACGCCGGGTAGGGGGCGTCGAAGACGACATTCACCGTCTTGCCCCCGCCGGAGGAGTTGACGTCCCGGATCAGGCGGTATCCGGCGGGATCGACCACACCCGGGACCGTGATCATCTGTTGCCACAGGTACCGGAAGTCCTCGGCGGCGATGGGCGCCCCGTCCGACCACTGGGCGTCGGTGCGCAGCCGGTAGGTGACGGTGAACGGCTCCTGGGAGCTGACCTCGGCCGTGACCAGCAGCGACGGGTCGAGCACGTGGTCGGCGAAGCCGGGCCGGTCCGGCGAGGGGACCGTACGGAACGGGCTGGGGAACACCAGCGAGCTCACGGCCGCATTCGCCGGTGACTGGTCCGCCAGCAGGTGGGGATTGAACCCGGTACCGATGTCGTCGATCGCGACGACCACCGGAAGACGAGTCGACGGGGCGGACGTGGTGCGCGGAGTGTCGGTGCTCTCCACCGGCGGCGGCGGATTCGCCGTGCACGCCGCGAGGGACACCGCGGTGACCATGATCGCGATTCCGCCGGCCAGCCGGGCCCCGTACTCGCCCCGCGTCCCGGCTCCGCGTTCCCGGGTCACCTGCCGTCGATCGGCCCCCACGGCACCGTCCTTCCCTGTCACTGCACTCCTACCGCCGCTGGGCCTGCATCCCTGCCGCACACCCGTCACAGCCCTCGGACCGCCCACGCGAATGTACCGGTCGCCGCGGCAATGAATGTGCCGTTCATCGCCACTACAGCGATGAACGGCACATTCATCCGGTTTCGGAGCGGAGCGGTGGGCGGGACCCTCAGAGAGCGGCCTTGTCGCGCTGCTTGGCGCGCGAACGCTCCCGAGCCCGCTCGGTGCCGTTGAGGTGCACCTTGCGCACCCGAGTGATCTCGGGCGTCACCTCGACACACTCGTCACCGGCGCAGAACTCCATGGCCGCTTCGAGGCCGAGCACCATCGGGCGCGCCAAGGTCTCCATCACGTCGGCCGTCGCGGACCGCATGTTGGTGAGCTTCTTCTCGCGAGTGACGTTGATGTCGAGATCCTCCGCACGCGGGTTGATCCCGACGACATGACCCTCGTAGGTCTCCGAACCCGGCTCGACGAAGAACGTGCCGCGGTCGGAGAGCTGGATCATCGCGAACGGCGTGACCGTGCCCTGACGGTCCGACACGAGCGATCCGGTGTGGCGGGCACGGATCTCGCCCGCCCAAGGGGCGTAGCCGTGGAAGACGGCGTTGGCGATGCCGGTGCCGCGCGTCTCGGTGAGGAAGTCGGTGCGGAAGCCGATCAGGCCACGCGACGGGACGATGAACTCGATGCGCACCCAACCGGCGGCATGGTTGTTCATCTGCACCATCTTGCCCTTGCGGGCGGCGAGCAGCTGGGTGATCGCGCCGAGGTGCTCCTCGGGGCTGTCGATCGTCAGCTCCTCGTACGGTTCGTGCACCTTGCCGTCGACCTGACGGGTGACCACCTGCGGCTTGCCGACGGTGAGTTCGAATCCCTCGCGACGCATCTGCTCGACGAGGATGGCCAGCGCCAGCTCGCCACGGCCCTGCACCTCCCACGCGTCCGGGCGGCCGATGTCGACCACGCGCAGCGACACGTTGCCGATCAGCTCGGAATCCAGCCGGTTCTTGACCATGCGCGCGGTGAGCTTGTGTCCCTTCACGCGCCCGGCCAGCGGCGAGCTGTTGGTACCGATCGTGATGGAGATGGCCGGCTCGTCGACACTGATCCGCGGCAGAGCCACCGGGTTCTCCACGTCCGCGAGCGTGTCGCCGATCATGATTTCCGGGAAACCGGCGACGGCGACGATGTCGCCGGCCACGGCGGACTCGGCAGGCTTACGGGTGACGCCCTCGGTGGCGAGCAGTTCGGTGATCTTCACGGTCTTGACGCCCTCGCCGTGCATCCACGCCACGGTCTGACCCTTGCGCAGCTCACCGTTGTGGATGCGCACCAGCGCGAGGCGGCCGAGGAAGTCGGAGGCGTCGAGGTTGGTGACGTGCGCCTGGAGCGGCGCGTCCACGGAGCCCTTGGGCGCGGGGACGTTGTTCATCAGGACGTCGAACAGCGCGTCGAGGTTCTCGGCGGCGGGAGCCTGGCCGTTCTCGGGCTGCTCGACGGATGCCTTGCCCTCACGGCCCGAGGCGTACAGCACGGGGAGGTCGAGCAGCGCCTCGGCGGCCTCCGCGGCCGCGTCGTCCAGATCCGAGGCGAGGTCGAGAAGCAGGTCCTGCGACTCGGTGACAACCTCCTCGATCCGGGCGTCGGGCCGGTCCGTCTTGTTCACGACGATGATGACCGGCAGCGACGCGGCGAGGGCCTTGCGCAGCACGAAGCGGGTCTGCGGGAGCGGTCCCTCCGACGCGTCGACGAGCAGCACGACGCCGTCGACCATGGACAGGCCGCGCTCGACCTCGCCGCCGAAGTCGGCGTGACCCGGTGTGTCGATGACGTTGATGACGGTGACCGTGCCGTCGGCGTTGTGCCGGTGCACGGCGGTGTTCTTGGCGAGAATGGTGATGCCCTTCTCGCGTTCGAGATCGCCGGAGTCCATCACCCGGTCGACCAGCTCGGCGCGCTCCGCGAAGGCCCCCGATTGGCGCAGCATGGCGTCGACGAGGGTGGTCTTTCCGTGGTCGACGTGCGCGACGATGGCGACGTTACGGAAGCTGGTGGTGGACACGCGATGGCTCTCCTGGCTGAGTTGATTCGGCCACACGAAGGGTGCATCGCACGGCGCATTGGTGGCCGCTGTGATCTCCACTGGCTGTGATCCACTGACTTCGACCCCTCGTGCGAGGGGGCGTGAATCGCCGGCACAGGTGCCGCGGCCATACAGATACTACCCGGATCCCCCGCCCACCTCTCACGCGCGCGCTGCGAGAGTGCTCACCCGGCGGTCAGCGCGTCGCACAGAGCCGGCACCCAGACCCGGTCCGCGGCCACCAGTTGCATCCGCCGTAGCCCCGCCGCGTCCACCCAGCACAGGCCGGTGTGTTCGAGCGGCTCCGGTGTGCCGGACACGAGCGTGGCCCGGTACGCACGCAGCACCAGTCCCGACGGGAGCTCCACATCGACACCGATCCGCTCCCCCGCATCGGCCTCGACTCCGAGTTCCTCCCGCAGTTCGCGGCGCAGTGCCGCGCGCGGCTGCTCCCCGGGCTCGACCTTTCCGCCCGGCAACTCCCATTGCCCGGCGAGTTCGGGCGGATGTCCGCGACGGGCGAGCAGCAGCCTGCCGTCGACGATCAACGCGGCGGCGACAACCTCCCGCTCGGCCTTCGCCTCGTCACGCGCCTCCGCCTCGTCACGCGCCGTCATTCCGTCACGCATTGCAGGTTCACCGGACACTGCACCATCATGGGGTATGGCCGAATTGCTGTCCGACGGACAGATCGTGTCCGCACTCGCCGAACTGCCGGGCTGGCAGCTCACCGGCGAGACCCTGGTCCGCACGATCACGTCGGAGACGTTCCCGGAAGCGATCGCACTCGTCGGCAAGGTCGCCGAGATCGCCGAGTCGAAGAACCACCATCCGGACATCGACATCCGATGGCGGAAGGTGACCTACACCCTCACGACCCATTCGGCGGGCGGCATCACCGCACTGGACCTGGATCTGGCCGCGGAGATCGACTCGCTGACCCGCGAGTGACCCGGGCCGCGTAGATCACCCAGAGCAACACGGCGACGACCCCGATCACGTCGACCGCACCGAGCCACGCGAGGATCGCCGGCCGCGGGATCACCCAGATCGACTCCTGGAATGCGCTGAGCACCCAGGGGACCCCGACCAGCATCGAGACCAGCCAGAATCCCGCCACCACCCGGGTGCCGAGCATCCGCCCGTACGGTCCGTGCAGCAGCCAGATCGCCATCGGAACGAGCCACACCCAGTGGTGCGACCAGGAGATCGGCGAGACGAGCAGTCCGAACAACTGCACGATGACCAGCGTGCCCAGGGCGTCGTCTCGGCCGATCGCCCGCCACGCCGCAAAGGCCAGGGCCGCGGCGACCAGTACCGAGGCGATCCAGATCGGCCCCGTCTCCACGTCGTATCCGAGGATCCGGCTGATCGTGCCGCGCAGCGACTGGTTCCACACGGAGCCGACCGGGCCGATCCGGTCCGCGTCCCCGAACAGGGTCGTGAAGTACTGCCGGGCCTCGGAACCGATCAGCAGGAAGCTCACCGCGACGGTTCCCGCGAAGGTGAGAGCGGAGAAGGCCGCGGCCTTCCACTGTCGCCGCGCGAGGAAGTAGAGCCCGGTGACGGCGGGAGTCAGTTTCACGCCCGCGGCCAGACCGACGAGCCCGCCGGCCACCCACCACCGGGGGCTCGAGACCGCTGCCATCACCAGCGCGACGAGGAAGACGTTCACCTGGCCGTAGTCGAGAGTCGTGCGTACCGGTTCGGACCACACCCCGACCGTCGTCCACAGCAGGACGAACCCGTGCCGTCGCGGCGTCAGGACTGCAGAGCCGGTGAGCAGGGTGAAGGTCATCCGCACCACGGCGTACAGCGCCGCGATCGTGGCCAGTTGCCAGGCGACCGCCACCACCGCGAACGGCAGGAAGTGCAGGGGCAGGAAGACCAGCGCCGCGAAGGGCGGGTAGGTGAACGGAAGTGGAAAGTCCGGGGTCACCTCGGCGTAGGTGTACGAGTACAGGTCGCTGTCGAGCAGGGAGGCCGAGCCGTCGACGTACACGTGCAGATCGACGAAGTTCATGCCGTTCGGGCTCAACAGTGTCCACGCCAGCCGGAGGACGACCGACACCGCGAGCAGAATCGGCGCCCGACGCAACGCCCATCGCAAGAGACTGCCGAACGCCCTGGTCACGCGAGCGGCGTCCGCCCTGCGAGGAGCGACGGTGTTGCGGTCGGGCACGGGTGACGCTCCCTCGTCGGGTGGCCTTCGGGACCGGGACAGCCTAGACGCCGGGCGTGGTCCCGATCGCGACCGGCAGTGCGTCCGCCCCGTCTCGACCCCGTAACAGTTGAATCACCACCCTCTTGCACCCCACCTGTCACAGGTTATGGTCACCGGGAGGTCACTATCGGCGCCCCTATGCCATACACTCCACCGAGTGATGTAGCCGACGGGTCACGGTCCGGCGGCTTCGCACCCCGGGGGTGCTGCACCGAAGTGACTCCCGGAACCGTCGAACGCGGCCCACTGTCGGCCCGCGCAGAATGACAAGGATGGGGAAACCGTGCTTCGAACCCGAGGTTTGCGGAGAGGCTTCACCGCTCTCGCGATCGCCGCGGCCGCCGCGTTGGTGGTGCCGTCTCAGGCTGGTGCCCAGCCGATCCCGCCGCCCGTTCCGGAGGGCGTGCCCGTGGAGGCGCTCGCGTCCCTCGTGCCCGCCATCATCGGCGCGGCCGCCGGTCCCGCGGACATCGCCGACAACCCACAGGCCGACCTGCTGGCACAGGCCCGGATCCTGCTCGAGACCGCGCCCCTGTCCGACGAGCTCAAGTCGACGCTCGAGCGCGTGATCACCTTCCTCGACGGCAGCGGCGGCGGCGGCCCCGACATCCCGGAGGACGGCCCGGTCATCGCCCAGTTCCTCTACCCGACCATCGGTCAGGGATGCATCGGCCCCGAGTCGGATGCCGTGGCCACCGCCCTCGCGGTTCCCGGCCCCGCTCACCTGCCTCCGCCCGGACCGGGCGTCGGCCAGGCCGGTTTCGTCTTCACCGCTCTCGGCACCGCTCCCGCCGCCGATCACCCGGCCCAGCCGCTCACCGCGACCTGGATCAACATCGACAACGGCTGGCGCGGGGATGTGGACCTGACCAACCAGGCCCGGATCAACCCCGACGGCCCGGCCACCCTGTCCGGGATCGCCGACACCGGATCGGGACGCGTTCTCGCCGTCATCTCGGGCGGGATCACCACCGTCCCCGAGGGTGAAGCGCCGATCTCCTGCATGATCCTGCCGACCGTGGGCATGTTCCACGTCGCCTGACCCGACCGCACGAAGTGGGGGCCGCCGGTGTCACCGGCGGCCCCCACTTCGTGCTTCCCCTGTTCGTCCGCCCGGTTTACCCTCCCCCGGGCCGTGGTAGCCCACCTGCATGCCGCACCTCCACGCTCCCGACCGCGCCACCCCCACCCGTCACGTCTCCGATGCAGCGGGGCCGCAGCGCTCGATCCTGTCGATCCGCTCGGAAGGATCGATTCTCTCGATAGGTTCCGCGTACTCGATCCTGTCGATCGGCAGTGTCGGATCGATTCTGTCCGTGGGGTCGATGGGTTCGTTCGGCTCGGTCCTCAGCAGCTTCTCCTTCGGCAGTCTCGGCTCCGCGTTCTCGGCCGTGTCCCGGTGGTCGCTGCTGTCCTGGCGCGGCAACCATTCCTCGCCCGCCGATCAGCGTCCCCCGCTGGTGGTGATCGCGGACGAACACGACACCGAGGATCATCTGGCGGCCCATTGCCAGTGCTGACCGGCATTCCCTTCCCCTCGAATTGAAACGTGTTCTACTCTCGTCGGAACGAGTACGAACCGACGAGTGGGAGAGACGTATGACCTGGAGTCGAGAAGAGTTGGCCGAGGCGTTCGCCGGATACCAGCGCACCGTGGAGAAGTGCGTCGAGGCCGGGGACTGGAGCACCTACGCGGACATGTTCACCGAGGACGCGCGGTACGTCGAGCATGCCTACGGCACCTTCACCGGGCGTGACGAGATCCGCGCCTGGGTCACGCGCACCATGTCCTCGTTCCCCGGCCGCGTCATGACCTCGTTCCCGGCCAACTGGTCGGTGTTCGACACCGAACGGGGATGGGCGATCTGCGAGATCGACAATCCGATGGCCGATCCGGGCGACGGGTCCTCGCACGCGGCCGCGAACGTGACGATCCTGGAGTACGCGGGCGACGGCCTGTGGTCACGCGAGGAGGACGTCTACAACCCGCTCGAGTTCCTGCGCATGGCGAGCGGATGGTGCAGGGCCGCGGAAGCGGCGGGAACACTGCCCGACGACGCCCGGGCCTGGCTGGAGAAGGTGCGGCGCTGAGAGATCCCGGGCCGGCCTCTGCCTGCGGTCACCACCTGCCGTAGTCGGCCTTCAGGATCGAGTTCCGGTCGATACCGACGCCGTCGACGGTGCGTTTGTCGATCTCGAACTGGTGCAGGTGCGCCGCGGGGTGCACGTAGCCCTGCGGCGTACCCCAGTTGTGCTGCCAGTACCAGGATCCGAGGCCGGCGACGAGTGCCAGATCGATCGTCTTGGAGTTCGCGTAGACACCGACGTTCTCGCGGCCGAGCACCGAGTGCCACCCGAGGAGGAACGGCGCGATCATCGTGGCGAATTCGATCTCGGTCGGATTGTCGTCGATGGAGGCATAGATCGGTCGACCCTCCGGTCCACCCGCGGCGCGATGCAGTTCCAGACCACGACGCGCATGCTTCACTCCCGCGTCGTACCCGCCGCGCCAGTCCGCGGTCGGGCCCTTGCCGTACTGGTAGCAGGACACCACCGCCAGCCCGGCCGCGAGCAGGGCCTCGGCCTCGCTCGCCCGGAACGGCTTGCCCAGCATCCATTCGGCTCCCGGCCGACGATCGGAGACGTAGCGGATCACGCCCGCGTATCCGGCGTCCTTGATCGCCGAGGCACTCGGGACGTCGGCCGAGTAGTCGATGAGGGTTCCGAGGCTCTGCGCGGGCGCGACCCCCGTACCGGTGGTGAAGGCCGCGACACCGGCCACTGCCGACCCCGCCGCGGCGTACTTGAACAACTCTCGCCGTGAGATCTGCACCGAACCTCCCCGTTCCACTTCTTCTTCGCGTCTGTGCGCTCCACCCGTGCCGTCCACGGCACCCGTGTCACTGCAACCACACCGGTCGCTTCGCACACCGATTGCACCACAGACGCGAGCGGTCCGGGTCCGACTCCGGCAACTCCCCGGTCGCCCCGGCGACCGTCAGCGCGGCTCGAGCGACCGGAAGTAGTCGGGCCGGACCTCCACGTCCTCGACGACCCTGGTCGTGGTGCGGACCCCGAGAGCGTGCTCCTTGAGCAGTTCACACAGCCGGTCACCGTCGATGAGGTCGATCGGCGGGGCCCCGTCGCGCCGCGACTCGGCCCGGGCGTCGCCGGTGAACGTCCCGGTGGTGATGAGCAGGCCCTTCTCGCCCCGACCCGACATCGCGCCACGGAAATCGCGCACGGTACGGGCCTCCACGCTGCCACTGTTCCGGCGGCACTGGAAATACACCGGGAAGCTCAGCAGAGCCAGTTGATAGAGACCGAGCCCCTCCACGTCCCCGGACCCCGTCCGGGCCGTCACCGAGGCACTCGAGAATCCGGCCTCCCGCAACAGCCGCTGAGTCAGCCGCTCGAACGCGTCGGGGGACATCGCGAGCACGGTCTCGAGAAGCTGGTCCTTCCAGTTGTCGTTGTCGGCCAGGGTCGCGTCGGGCTCGTCGTGGGAGGAGTCCCCGGCGGACTCGGGCCGGGCGGCCGCTTCCGCGTTCTTCCTGGCGGCATTGCGCTTGCGGGTCTCGGCCGAGAACTCGGCGTGCAGTGGCCGGATCTGTTCCTCGGTGACCTCACGGCCCTTCGCCGTCACGCTCCACACCCCGCGGCGACTGTTGGTGAGCAGGCCCATTCCCTTGAGATAGGTCCGCGCCCAGGCCAGCCGATACTCGATCTCGGTGGTCGGGCCGTCACCGTGCAACACCGCCTGTGCCTGCGAGGACAGCTCCTCGCGTGCGATGACCGCGCTGTCGAGCTCGTCGTTCGAGGCCGAACCGCCGAGGGCGATTGCCGCCTGCAACGCGGGCCAGAGAAGATCGACATACCGCGGAACGAGGGCACTCATGCGGACCAGCATGCCCGACCGCGTCGGGCGCCCGGCAAGGGCCCCGAATTGCACCACCCGCGCACCTTCCCGACAATGGTTCGCGGCGCACGACCGGGCGCCGCGAACCTCACACACAGGGAGTGCACACCATGGATCTGGCGTTCCTCGCGGACCTCTTCGGAGCCTTCTCCGACCTCTTCTCGGCTCTCAGCTTCTTCCAGAGCCTGTCCTGATCGGCCCGTGAACGGCGCCCGCACCGCGAGGTACGGGCGCCGTTCACGTACAGGCGGCGAGCAGCCGGCGAGATCATTCCTCGCCGACCACGAACTCCACCCGGTCGACATCGACGTCCTGATCCTCGGGGTTGGCCGTTGCGGTCACCGTGATCCGGTCCCGCTCGACCCCGTCGTCGACGAGGGCGTCGACGACCGCCGTGGCCCGTTGTTCGGCGAGTTGCGCGGCGGCATCCGCGTCGTCCCCGCTCGCATACGTCTTGACCTCGATCGTGTCGTCGTTGGTTCCCAGTGCGGCAGCGACGGCACGAATCGTGGCTCCGCTGACCGTGGACAGTTCCGCAGTGTCCGCATCGAACGTCACCGGTGCGGCTTCGACCGCGGAGTTCACCGCGTCCTGGACAGCAGCCACAGCTGTGTCCCCGACACCCGTCTCCTCGGTCGTCGCCTCGGCCTCGGTGGTGTGGTCCGTGTGCTCCTGCGTCGTCGTGGTCGTGGCGGCGTCGTCCGAATCGTCGTCGGCGCACGCGGACGCGCCGACCAGCGCAATCGCCGACACCGCAGCCGCGGTCACCACTGCCTTGCGGGTTCTACCCATCATGAGAGCCTCCTCGTCGAGGTCGTACGGTCCCCTCCGGGGTATCCGCAATGTCCGATTCGGAAACCTCGGACACCGACGGGCCCGCCGGGCCGACCCTGAGCGCTCCGACTCAGGCGAGGGTGGCGTGCCAGACCACGGCCGCCGCCAGGGCCCCCAGACCGTTGAGCGACCAGTGCAGCGCGATGGGTGCGAGCAGGCTGCCGCTGCGTCGGCGCAGCCAGGTGAACACGAAACCGGCGGCCGCGGTCGCCAGCACGGCACCGGCCACACCGAGGACCTTGCCGAACACTCCCACACCGAGGAAGGCGGTGAGGCCCGCGTTCCCGGTGGTGAGACCGAGCGAGGAAGCAATGTGCCACAGGCCGAACAGCAGGGACCCCGCCGCGAACACCCCCCGCGCCCCGTACGCCCGCTCGAGAGTTCCGTGCAGGACACCGCGGAACGCCAGCTCTTCCGGAATGACCGTCTGCAGCGGGATGACGATCATCGACGCGATCAGTGCACCGGAGATCGTCGCGTAGCGGTCGGCCATGAAGAACGGCCTGGTCCACGGCAGAGCCACTCCGATCGCGATCACCGCGAGCACCAGGGCGACGGCTCCGAGCGCGTAGATCGACCCACGGCGCAGGTGCCGGGGTGACAGGCCCAGCTCAGCCCAGCCGAGGCCCCGCCGGCGGGTGAGGAGAAGGAGGACGACGGCCGCCGCGGGTACCGCCGCGACGCTCGCCCACACGGTCGTGAAATGTGCGACGAGATTGGTGGCGACGAGGACCGCGACGACCACCGCGATGTCGATGTAAGTCCTCGCGCGGCTGCGCCGCCGGGCCGAACGGTCGACCGAGCCGGACGCGGTTCCCGCTGCCACGGCCACGGCGGACGTCACCTCGGCGTGCCTGTCGACAGGACGGGCGGGAACTCTCTACAGCCGGAATACACCCCCTCGAGTGTACGGACGGCGACGGTACACCCCGGTGATACCGGACACCCGTCCCCCGGCTGCGAAACCGAACCCCGGTCCGGTCCGGTCCGGTTTGCCCCGCTAGCCTGAGCAGAACAT
This genomic interval from Rhodococcus triatomae contains the following:
- a CDS encoding DUF1906 domain-containing protein; protein product: MQISRRELFKYAAAGSAVAGVAAFTTGTGVAPAQSLGTLIDYSADVPSASAIKDAGYAGVIRYVSDRRPGAEWMLGKPFRASEAEALLAAGLAVVSCYQYGKGPTADWRGGYDAGVKHARRGLELHRAAGGPEGRPIYASIDDNPTEIEFATMIAPFLLGWHSVLGRENVGVYANSKTIDLALVAGLGSWYWQHNWGTPQGYVHPAAHLHQFEIDKRTVDGVGIDRNSILKADYGRW
- a CDS encoding nuclear transport factor 2 family protein, producing the protein MTWSREELAEAFAGYQRTVEKCVEAGDWSTYADMFTEDARYVEHAYGTFTGRDEIRAWVTRTMSSFPGRVMTSFPANWSVFDTERGWAICEIDNPMADPGDGSSHAAANVTILEYAGDGLWSREEDVYNPLEFLRMASGWCRAAEAAGTLPDDARAWLEKVRR
- a CDS encoding Rv1157c family protein; this encodes MLRTRGLRRGFTALAIAAAAALVVPSQAGAQPIPPPVPEGVPVEALASLVPAIIGAAAGPADIADNPQADLLAQARILLETAPLSDELKSTLERVITFLDGSGGGGPDIPEDGPVIAQFLYPTIGQGCIGPESDAVATALAVPGPAHLPPPGPGVGQAGFVFTALGTAPAADHPAQPLTATWINIDNGWRGDVDLTNQARINPDGPATLSGIADTGSGRVLAVISGGITTVPEGEAPISCMILPTVGMFHVA
- a CDS encoding restriction endonuclease, whose product is MLVRMSALVPRYVDLLWPALQAAIALGGSASNDELDSAVIAREELSSQAQAVLHGDGPTTEIEYRLAWARTYLKGMGLLTNSRRGVWSVTAKGREVTEEQIRPLHAEFSAETRKRNAARKNAEAAARPESAGDSSHDEPDATLADNDNWKDQLLETVLAMSPDAFERLTQRLLREAGFSSASVTARTGSGDVEGLGLYQLALLSFPVYFQCRRNSGSVEARTVRDFRGAMSGRGEKGLLITTGTFTGDARAESRRDGAPPIDLIDGDRLCELLKEHALGVRTTTRVVEDVEVRPDYFRSLEPR
- a CDS encoding OmpA family protein, whose translation is MMGRTRKAVVTAAAVSAIALVGASACADDDSDDAATTTTTQEHTDHTTEAEATTEETGVGDTAVAAVQDAVNSAVEAAPVTFDADTAELSTVSGATIRAVAAALGTNDDTIEVKTYASGDDADAAAQLAEQRATAVVDALVDDGVERDRITVTATANPEDQDVDVDRVEFVVGEE
- a CDS encoding mannosyltransferase, which produces MSRSRRPPDEGASPVPDRNTVAPRRADAARVTRAFGSLLRWALRRAPILLAVSVVLRLAWTLLSPNGMNFVDLHVYVDGSASLLDSDLYSYTYAEVTPDFPLPFTYPPFAALVFLPLHFLPFAVVAVAWQLATIAALYAVVRMTFTLLTGSAVLTPRRHGFVLLWTTVGVWSEPVRTTLDYGQVNVFLVALVMAAVSSPRWWVAGGLVGLAAGVKLTPAVTGLYFLARRQWKAAAFSALTFAGTVAVSFLLIGSEARQYFTTLFGDADRIGPVGSVWNQSLRGTISRILGYDVETGPIWIASVLVAAALAFAAWRAIGRDDALGTLVIVQLFGLLVSPISWSHHWVWLVPMAIWLLHGPYGRMLGTRVVAGFWLVSMLVGVPWVLSAFQESIWVIPRPAILAWLGAVDVIGVVAVLLWVIYAARVTRGSASRSPRPDPGPVR
- a CDS encoding CPBP family intramembrane glutamic endopeptidase, which codes for MDIAVVVAVLVATNLVAHFTTVWASVAAVPAAAVVLLLLTRRRGLGWAELGLSPRHLRRGSIYALGAVALVLAVIAIGVALPWTRPFFMADRYATISGALIASMIVIPLQTVIPEELAFRGVLHGTLERAYGARGVFAAGSLLFGLWHIASSLGLTTGNAGLTAFLGVGVFGKVLGVAGAVLATAAAGFVFTWLRRRSGSLLAPIALHWSLNGLGALAAAVVWHATLA